In one window of Mytilus galloprovincialis chromosome 6, xbMytGall1.hap1.1, whole genome shotgun sequence DNA:
- the LOC143080891 gene encoding PH domain leucine-rich repeat-containing protein phosphatase 2-like isoform X1 — protein MLKMYVPEYNKIILPFPRTINPPPEGGTEDSSSSRVSFDSCAPSQISAQSHATTRTDDPLYHGDFNGADAWWTVDTYLRGGLHHGKGLRNKNEEDTWDLSDSLADLYVEANKRDKSFSDGTLTMGINADDIDRPYLDKDTSNGYIRVFFSDADNSQLFKLTLSTQSQKICTRCGRPPNSLHVQLNGDIIKRLEPFDCPLAIQNEYLQRIGYTDISKIQEFGACEDLSYLVKFYAGKPISDSTYSRNQLQSLVLVRKGKLIYQWVKRLCVISGTRLMIYRDKNKNSKPTIVQLAKGSVEESQFKGHDFCLKLTSTLQGDRSVYLSFTDENEFSKWFRKSKKATAKLPSKADLSNCHLEFLPETVFINQDLQSLNLRHNALKSRPIEEDIYTIGWLDDLPRFHSLTSLNLADNNLLILPSSLCKMKTLTELNIASNQISILPPDLAELTNLQVLQAHNNHLTALPLEMWGMKSLHVLVLAFNHFTTVPEVLLNSQHAALQLDSIIMAGNRIEKLTYEVLSKMQHIKKVDFRMNLLSLLPSETTKFSFLEILTHLDVRDNQIPDLDIRSLKGLEYLNCERNEMHTLQINGMSLKNVLASHNKLETFSINPKPEWIVNIEISHNKLKTLPGWMSECFFLLKLDISYNQLTKLPGRLFVEAQKLKVLRANHNQISTFPEDIGKTVIEELNLEHNKIESIPAELFIKASKLRYLNLTGNNLEDLPELPPSNSPYRLSELYLSFNHLDDLALTFVCTFSRLKVLHLAHNYITELRNRDIVRLDTLQELNLSGNKLRNLPVAVGKHPKLQVLRINANFIKDLPDFKRAQALKVLEVGSNRLSDITVANLMSSQVNLLDISGNNINLDTSVLKGISTVKKICSIDMRGQNRSLLDLRQSVFDNSGLPWQTGLSQTSGTRNKLSVSIINKPSFTNEVEGLFGIFDGGRNDEVVKVITDNVDKTLLGEIHHQTTHYSYMKYTMLALHSKLKSVGQKVGAAGVLCHIRKSEAEDKFVLNIANVGDTMAVISRHGEAVPLSRLFVVNKDKEERQRIYKSDGIITEDGHVSGVTCNSRLLGCSFLFPHVVPEPHVTSINLRPEDQVLIIANHGLWKYVSYQEAVNQVIDIPDPVLGAKKLQDLAQGYGSKESIGVLVVRLLLSNKERHRLKDILQTQFEAEQNLLSQLKSRDLRREMEKRKRRSEMMEEEEVVPMEIVKLKDRHRTRVQASSVFNDEGGEYVSLKDVRDQNEAINQNDDSGHNSDFSDNWEELLQKRLTEEIKNKELQHVFLERGEGQGFMFVDELEDDIDNNWEISDSDKDLLLPKNGKGSKNNFLGSSPLINPSASVQSVEFQKEYNHYPMNIDRDAILFHQMQMVRATRQSTDSLNSTQSVPANPMRKDFSGGLKTSSHSIEVLIHSQEPALSVHSIGGSEPEPNPSYQGNPHLQNDQVLLQTEAVPQNSPLLKAKQKSKHPKKDKTVVQKETETTAVLENSSVQSQNDKHVLNGKQEVSVKKKGSYSPEINGQRLQQQHRENVVEHVVLVHNSDLDHNASGQEIKVKRSPPVTQKLPQSTHRSPPNRVKNLLNGHGSTEQGENTNICDNSVVSGYKHVKNVSEKKHRAPPMPVAIPQILERSDSDVTNIRATSGIPAILKNSQNSIHMSCGVYEDVQQFDSQKQHDNPNFTEGNISKRGSLELPHSPVNVKEMTQRYINTINANQKSHVTDDKPGPKYVNTIAVLPLSPNQKPKHLKQKMYKVETDYNANSISSLEGIYHLIGSSKSKMEAPIQTTPKPLTRSRSLESLIGRSISQQSITVTYL, from the exons atgttgaaaatgtaTGTTCcagaatataataaaattatattaccATTTCCAAG GACTATCAATCCTCCACCAGAGGGAGGCACTGAAGACAGTAGCAGTAGCCGTGTAAGTTTTGACAGCTGTGCCCCTAGTCAAATATCAGCGCAATCACATGCAACAACAAGAACAGATGACCCTTTATATCATGGAGACTTCAATGGAGCAGATGCATGGTGGACTGTAGACACTTATCTCCGTGGTGGGTTGCATCATGGGAAGGGACTGAGAAACAAGAATGAAGAGGATACTTGGGACTTGTCCGATTCATTAGCAGATTTGTATGTGGAAGCAAATAAAAGAGATAAAAGTTTTTCTGATGGAACGCTGACCATGGGAATTAATGCTGATGACATTGACCGACCTTATCTAGATAAAGATACCAGTAATGGATATATTCGAGTATTCTTTTCTGATGCTGATAACTCACAGCTTTTCAAATTGACATTATCCACCCAGTCCCAGAAGATATGTACACGATGTGGCCGACCACCGAATTCTCTCCACGTTCAGTTGAACGGGGACATTATTAAGAGACTAGAACCGTTTGATTGTCCTCTAGCCATACAGAATGAATATTTACAGAGAATAGGATATACagatataagtaaaatacaggaGTTTGGTGCTTGTGAAGATCTGTCTTATCTCGTTAAATTCTATGCAG GTAAACCTATATCAGACAGTACTTATTCCAGGAACCAGTTACAGTCTTTAGTACTGGTACGCAAGGGGAAACTGATTTACCAATGGGTAAAACGTCTGTGTGTCATCTCGGGTACCAGATTAATGATCTACAGAG ACAAAAACAAGAACTCAAAACCAACAATTGTACAACTTGCTAAAGGTTCTGTTGAAGAGTCCCAGTTCAAAGGTCATGACTTCTGTCTGAAGTTGACCTCCACACTTCAAGGTGATAGGTCAGTGTACCTGTCAtttacagatgaaaatgaattttcaaaatggttcAGAAAATCGAAGAAG GCTACAGCAAAGTTACCTTCTAAAGCTGATTTATCCAATTGTCACTTAGAATTCCTACCAGAAACTGTGTTCATTAACCAGGACTTACAGAGCCTCAATCTAAGACATAATGCTCTCAAATCTCGACCAATAGAGGAAGATATTTATACCATTGGTTGGTTAGATGATTTACCGAG GTTCCACAGCCTAACTAGTCTTAACTTAGCTGACAACAATCTTCTGATTTTACCATCATCACTTTGTAAAATGAAGACTTTGACAGAACTGAACATAGCTAGTAACCAAATATCAATATTACCACCAGACCTAGCAGAACTTACCAA TTTACAAGTTCTACAAGCACACAACAATCACCTAACTGCATTACCATTGGAGATGTGGGGGATGAAGTCACTTCATGTTTTAGTGCTGGCTTTCAACCATTTTACAACAGTACCTGAAGTTCTTCTAAACTCCCAGCATGCAGCATTACAACTTGACAGCATTATCATGGCAGGGAATAGAATAGAAAAACTGACTTACGAAGTGTTGTCTAAAATGCAACATATAAAGAAAGTAGATTTTAGAATGAATTTATTGTCACTCTTGCCAAGTGAAActacaaaattttcatttttggaaATATTGACACATCTAGATGTGCGAGACAATCAGATTCCAGACTTAGATATTCGTTCACTGAAAGGATTGGAATATTTGAATTGTGAGAGAAATGAGATgcatacattacaaataaatgGGATGTCATTGAAGAATGTGTTAGCTTCACATAACA AGTTAGAAACATTTTCCATTAATCCTAAGCCAGAGTGGATTGTTAACATTGAGATATCACA TAACAAGTTAAAGACTTTACCAGGCTGGATGTCAGAGTGTTTCTTTCTCCTGAAGTTAGATATCAGTTATAACCAGCTCACTAAACTACCAGGAAG GTTATTTGTAGAGGCACAGAAGCTGAAGGTGTTAAGAGCCAACCACAATCAAATATCCACATTCCCAGAAGATATTGGTAAAACTGTGATAGAGGAACTAAACTTGGAACATAACAAAATAGAATCCATTCCTGCTGAATTGTTTATTAAAGCTTCAAA GTTAAGATATTTGAACCTCACTGGGAATAATTTAGAAGATTTGCCAGAGTTACCTCCCTCTAATTCACCATATAGACTATCAGAGCTGTATCTGTCTTTCAACCATTTAGATGACCTGGCTCTAACATTTGTCTGTACATTTTCAAGATTAAAAGTTCTACACCTGGCACACAACTATATTACAGAACTTAGAAACAG GGATATAGTGAGACTGGATACTTTACAAGAATTAAATCTATCTGGGAACAAGCTTAGAAATTTACCTGTAGCTGTGGGTAAACATCCAAAGTTACAAGTTCTTAGAATCAATGCAAACTTCATCAAAGATCTGCCTGATTTTAAGAGAGCCCAAGCATTAAAA GTATTAGAAGTAGGCTCCAATCGCCTGTCAGATATCACTGTAGCCAACCTAATGTCATCCCAAGTTAACTTGTTGGATATATCTGGTAATAATATCAATTTGGACACCAGTGTTCTTAAAGGAATTAG CACTGTAAAGAAGATCTGTAGTATAGATATGAGGGGACAGAATCGGTCATTACTGGATCTCAGACAGTCAGTATTTGATAACTCAGGGTTACCATGGCAAACTGGATTGTCTCAAACTTCTGGAACCAGAAACAA attGTCAGTATCCATTATCAACAAGCCAAGTTTTACCAATGAGGTAGAGGGATTGTTTGGTATATTTGATGGGGGACGAAATGATGAGGTTGTCAAGGTGATAACAGACAATGTGGATAAAACCCTGCTTGGAGAAATACACCACCAAACTACACATTACAGTTATATGAAATATACCATGCTGGCCTTGCACAG taaaTTGAAATCTGTTGGACAGAAAGTTGGGGCAGCTGGTGTTCTTTGCCATATAAGGAAGTCAGAAGCAGAAGACAAGTTTGTACTAAATATTGCTAATGTTGGTGATACCATGGCTGTAATCAGTCGTCATGGTGAAGCTGTGCCCTTGTCAAGGTTATTTGTTGTCAACAAGGACAAGGAAGAGAGACAGAGAATTTATAAGTCTGATGGAATAATTACTGAG GATGGTCATGTCAGTGGTGTTACATGTAATTCTCGTCTGCTTGGATGCAGCTTTCTGTTTCCTCATGTAGTCCCAGAACCACATGTGACAAGTATCAATCTTAGACCAGAGGATCAAGTCCTTATCATTGCTAATCACGGTCTGTGGAAATATGTGTCGTATCAGGAGGCTGTCAATCAGGTCATTGACATACCTGACCCAGTCTTAGGTGCTAAAAAACTTCAGGACCTCGCTCAAGGATATGGATCAAAAGAGAGCATTGGGGTTTTAGTTGTAAGGTTGCTATTATCAAATAAAGAAAGACATAGATTGAAGGATATACTGCAGACTCAGTTTGAAGCAGAACAAAACTTATTATCCCAACTTAAAAGTCGAGATTTGAGGAGGGAAATGGAGAAAAGGAAAAGGCGTTCTGAAATGATGGAAGAGGAAGAAGTGGTTCCCATGGAAATAGTGAAATTAAAAGATCGACATAGAACACGTGTTCAGGCTTCGTCAGTTTTCAATGATGAAGGTGGAGAATATGTTAGTCTCAAAGATGTCAGGGATCAGAATGAGGCAATTAATCAAAATGATGATAGTGGACACAATAGTGATTTTTCGGATAACTGGGAGGAATTACTGCAAAAGAGGCTAAcagaagaaataaaaaataaagagttACAACATGTGTTCTTAGAAAGAGGTGAGGGTCAAGGgttcatgtttgttgatgaattaGAAGATGATATTGACAATAATTGGGAAATAAGTGATAGTGATAAGGATCTGTTACTTCCTAAAAATGGCAAAGGATCAAAAAACAATTTCCTGGGATCCAGTCCTCTTATTAATCCATCAGCTTCTGTTCAATCTGTAGAATTCCAGAAAGAATATAATCATTATCCAATGAACATTGATAGAGATGCAATATTGTTTCATCAGATGCAAATGGTGCGAGCCACTCGGCAGAGTACAGACAGTTTAAACTCCACACAGTCTGTGCCAGCTAATCCAATGAGGAAAGATTTCAGTGGAGGTCTAAAAACATCATCCCATAGCATTGAAGTTTTGATTCATAGCCAAGAGCCTGCATTGTCTGTTCATAGCATTGGAGGGTCAGAGCCTGAACCAAATCCATCTTATCAAGGAAATCCTCACTTACAAAATGATCAAGTTTTGTTGCAAACAGAAGCTGTTCCACAAAATTCTCCTTTattgaaagcaaaacaaaaatcaaaacatccCAAAAAAGACAAAACTGTAGTTCAGAAAGAAACTGAAACTACAGCAGTGTTAGAAAATTCAAGTGTGCAATCACAAAATGACAAACATGTGCTAAATGGAAAACAGGAAGTTTCTGTGAAGAAAAAGGGAAGCTACTCACCTGAAATCAATGGACAGAGATTACAACAGCAACACAGAGAAAATGTTGTAGAACATGTTGTTCTAGTGCATAATTCTGACCTTGACCATAATGCAAGTGGTCAGGAGATCAAAGTTAAGAGATCACCTCCAGTGACGCAAAAATTACCTCAGTCAACACATCGTTCACCTCCAAATAGAgttaaaaatcttttaaatggACATGGTTCAACAGAACAAGGTGAAAACACCAATATCTGTGATAATTCTGTTGTCAGTggttataaacatgtaaaaaacgTCAGTGAGAAAAAACATCGAGCTCCTCCGATGCCTGTGGCTATACCACAGATATTAGAACGTTCAGATTCTGATGTGACAAATATTAGGGCAACTAGTGGGATACCGGCAATACTTAAAAACAGTCAGAATTCTATTCATATGTCATGTGGGGTTTATGAAGATGTTCAGCAATTTGACTCACAAAAACAACATGACAATCCGAACTTTACAGAAGGTAACATTAGTAAACGTGGTTCATTAGAGCTTCCACATTCTCCAGTGAATGTGAAGGAAATGACTCAGAGatatattaatacaataaatGCAAATCAGAAGTCACATGTGACAGATGACAAACCAGGACCGAAATATGTTAATACCATTGCAGTTCTCCCCTTATCTCCtaatcaaaaaccaaagcatttaaaacagaaaatgtacaaaGTAGAAACAGACTATAATGCAAACTCTATATCAAGTTTAGAGGGTATATATCATTTGATTGGTAGTTCAAAATCAAAGATGGAAGCTCCAATACAGACGACACCAAAACCATTGACAAGATCTCGAAGTTTAGAATCATTGATTGGTCGATCAATCAGTCAGCAAAGTATAACAGTGACTTATTTATAG
- the LOC143080891 gene encoding PH domain leucine-rich repeat-containing protein phosphatase 2-like isoform X3 codes for MRTINPPPEGGTEDSSSSRVSFDSCAPSQISAQSHATTRTDDPLYHGDFNGADAWWTVDTYLRGGLHHGKGLRNKNEEDTWDLSDSLADLYVEANKRDKSFSDGTLTMGINADDIDRPYLDKDTSNGYIRVFFSDADNSQLFKLTLSTQSQKICTRCGRPPNSLHVQLNGDIIKRLEPFDCPLAIQNEYLQRIGYTDISKIQEFGACEDLSYLVKFYAGKPISDSTYSRNQLQSLVLVRKGKLIYQWVKRLCVISGTRLMIYRDKNKNSKPTIVQLAKGSVEESQFKGHDFCLKLTSTLQGDRSVYLSFTDENEFSKWFRKSKKATAKLPSKADLSNCHLEFLPETVFINQDLQSLNLRHNALKSRPIEEDIYTIGWLDDLPRFHSLTSLNLADNNLLILPSSLCKMKTLTELNIASNQISILPPDLAELTNLQVLQAHNNHLTALPLEMWGMKSLHVLVLAFNHFTTVPEVLLNSQHAALQLDSIIMAGNRIEKLTYEVLSKMQHIKKVDFRMNLLSLLPSETTKFSFLEILTHLDVRDNQIPDLDIRSLKGLEYLNCERNEMHTLQINGMSLKNVLASHNKLETFSINPKPEWIVNIEISHNKLKTLPGWMSECFFLLKLDISYNQLTKLPGRLFVEAQKLKVLRANHNQISTFPEDIGKTVIEELNLEHNKIESIPAELFIKASKLRYLNLTGNNLEDLPELPPSNSPYRLSELYLSFNHLDDLALTFVCTFSRLKVLHLAHNYITELRNRDIVRLDTLQELNLSGNKLRNLPVAVGKHPKLQVLRINANFIKDLPDFKRAQALKVLEVGSNRLSDITVANLMSSQVNLLDISGNNINLDTSVLKGISTVKKICSIDMRGQNRSLLDLRQSVFDNSGLPWQTGLSQTSGTRNKLSVSIINKPSFTNEVEGLFGIFDGGRNDEVVKVITDNVDKTLLGEIHHQTTHYSYMKYTMLALHSKLKSVGQKVGAAGVLCHIRKSEAEDKFVLNIANVGDTMAVISRHGEAVPLSRLFVVNKDKEERQRIYKSDGIITEDGHVSGVTCNSRLLGCSFLFPHVVPEPHVTSINLRPEDQVLIIANHGLWKYVSYQEAVNQVIDIPDPVLGAKKLQDLAQGYGSKESIGVLVVRLLLSNKERHRLKDILQTQFEAEQNLLSQLKSRDLRREMEKRKRRSEMMEEEEVVPMEIVKLKDRHRTRVQASSVFNDEGGEYVSLKDVRDQNEAINQNDDSGHNSDFSDNWEELLQKRLTEEIKNKELQHVFLERGEGQGFMFVDELEDDIDNNWEISDSDKDLLLPKNGKGSKNNFLGSSPLINPSASVQSVEFQKEYNHYPMNIDRDAILFHQMQMVRATRQSTDSLNSTQSVPANPMRKDFSGGLKTSSHSIEVLIHSQEPALSVHSIGGSEPEPNPSYQGNPHLQNDQVLLQTEAVPQNSPLLKAKQKSKHPKKDKTVVQKETETTAVLENSSVQSQNDKHVLNGKQEVSVKKKGSYSPEINGQRLQQQHRENVVEHVVLVHNSDLDHNASGQEIKVKRSPPVTQKLPQSTHRSPPNRVKNLLNGHGSTEQGENTNICDNSVVSGYKHVKNVSEKKHRAPPMPVAIPQILERSDSDVTNIRATSGIPAILKNSQNSIHMSCGVYEDVQQFDSQKQHDNPNFTEGNISKRGSLELPHSPVNVKEMTQRYINTINANQKSHVTDDKPGPKYVNTIAVLPLSPNQKPKHLKQKMYKVETDYNANSISSLEGIYHLIGSSKSKMEAPIQTTPKPLTRSRSLESLIGRSISQQSITVTYL; via the exons ATGAG GACTATCAATCCTCCACCAGAGGGAGGCACTGAAGACAGTAGCAGTAGCCGTGTAAGTTTTGACAGCTGTGCCCCTAGTCAAATATCAGCGCAATCACATGCAACAACAAGAACAGATGACCCTTTATATCATGGAGACTTCAATGGAGCAGATGCATGGTGGACTGTAGACACTTATCTCCGTGGTGGGTTGCATCATGGGAAGGGACTGAGAAACAAGAATGAAGAGGATACTTGGGACTTGTCCGATTCATTAGCAGATTTGTATGTGGAAGCAAATAAAAGAGATAAAAGTTTTTCTGATGGAACGCTGACCATGGGAATTAATGCTGATGACATTGACCGACCTTATCTAGATAAAGATACCAGTAATGGATATATTCGAGTATTCTTTTCTGATGCTGATAACTCACAGCTTTTCAAATTGACATTATCCACCCAGTCCCAGAAGATATGTACACGATGTGGCCGACCACCGAATTCTCTCCACGTTCAGTTGAACGGGGACATTATTAAGAGACTAGAACCGTTTGATTGTCCTCTAGCCATACAGAATGAATATTTACAGAGAATAGGATATACagatataagtaaaatacaggaGTTTGGTGCTTGTGAAGATCTGTCTTATCTCGTTAAATTCTATGCAG GTAAACCTATATCAGACAGTACTTATTCCAGGAACCAGTTACAGTCTTTAGTACTGGTACGCAAGGGGAAACTGATTTACCAATGGGTAAAACGTCTGTGTGTCATCTCGGGTACCAGATTAATGATCTACAGAG ACAAAAACAAGAACTCAAAACCAACAATTGTACAACTTGCTAAAGGTTCTGTTGAAGAGTCCCAGTTCAAAGGTCATGACTTCTGTCTGAAGTTGACCTCCACACTTCAAGGTGATAGGTCAGTGTACCTGTCAtttacagatgaaaatgaattttcaaaatggttcAGAAAATCGAAGAAG GCTACAGCAAAGTTACCTTCTAAAGCTGATTTATCCAATTGTCACTTAGAATTCCTACCAGAAACTGTGTTCATTAACCAGGACTTACAGAGCCTCAATCTAAGACATAATGCTCTCAAATCTCGACCAATAGAGGAAGATATTTATACCATTGGTTGGTTAGATGATTTACCGAG GTTCCACAGCCTAACTAGTCTTAACTTAGCTGACAACAATCTTCTGATTTTACCATCATCACTTTGTAAAATGAAGACTTTGACAGAACTGAACATAGCTAGTAACCAAATATCAATATTACCACCAGACCTAGCAGAACTTACCAA TTTACAAGTTCTACAAGCACACAACAATCACCTAACTGCATTACCATTGGAGATGTGGGGGATGAAGTCACTTCATGTTTTAGTGCTGGCTTTCAACCATTTTACAACAGTACCTGAAGTTCTTCTAAACTCCCAGCATGCAGCATTACAACTTGACAGCATTATCATGGCAGGGAATAGAATAGAAAAACTGACTTACGAAGTGTTGTCTAAAATGCAACATATAAAGAAAGTAGATTTTAGAATGAATTTATTGTCACTCTTGCCAAGTGAAActacaaaattttcatttttggaaATATTGACACATCTAGATGTGCGAGACAATCAGATTCCAGACTTAGATATTCGTTCACTGAAAGGATTGGAATATTTGAATTGTGAGAGAAATGAGATgcatacattacaaataaatgGGATGTCATTGAAGAATGTGTTAGCTTCACATAACA AGTTAGAAACATTTTCCATTAATCCTAAGCCAGAGTGGATTGTTAACATTGAGATATCACA TAACAAGTTAAAGACTTTACCAGGCTGGATGTCAGAGTGTTTCTTTCTCCTGAAGTTAGATATCAGTTATAACCAGCTCACTAAACTACCAGGAAG GTTATTTGTAGAGGCACAGAAGCTGAAGGTGTTAAGAGCCAACCACAATCAAATATCCACATTCCCAGAAGATATTGGTAAAACTGTGATAGAGGAACTAAACTTGGAACATAACAAAATAGAATCCATTCCTGCTGAATTGTTTATTAAAGCTTCAAA GTTAAGATATTTGAACCTCACTGGGAATAATTTAGAAGATTTGCCAGAGTTACCTCCCTCTAATTCACCATATAGACTATCAGAGCTGTATCTGTCTTTCAACCATTTAGATGACCTGGCTCTAACATTTGTCTGTACATTTTCAAGATTAAAAGTTCTACACCTGGCACACAACTATATTACAGAACTTAGAAACAG GGATATAGTGAGACTGGATACTTTACAAGAATTAAATCTATCTGGGAACAAGCTTAGAAATTTACCTGTAGCTGTGGGTAAACATCCAAAGTTACAAGTTCTTAGAATCAATGCAAACTTCATCAAAGATCTGCCTGATTTTAAGAGAGCCCAAGCATTAAAA GTATTAGAAGTAGGCTCCAATCGCCTGTCAGATATCACTGTAGCCAACCTAATGTCATCCCAAGTTAACTTGTTGGATATATCTGGTAATAATATCAATTTGGACACCAGTGTTCTTAAAGGAATTAG CACTGTAAAGAAGATCTGTAGTATAGATATGAGGGGACAGAATCGGTCATTACTGGATCTCAGACAGTCAGTATTTGATAACTCAGGGTTACCATGGCAAACTGGATTGTCTCAAACTTCTGGAACCAGAAACAA attGTCAGTATCCATTATCAACAAGCCAAGTTTTACCAATGAGGTAGAGGGATTGTTTGGTATATTTGATGGGGGACGAAATGATGAGGTTGTCAAGGTGATAACAGACAATGTGGATAAAACCCTGCTTGGAGAAATACACCACCAAACTACACATTACAGTTATATGAAATATACCATGCTGGCCTTGCACAG taaaTTGAAATCTGTTGGACAGAAAGTTGGGGCAGCTGGTGTTCTTTGCCATATAAGGAAGTCAGAAGCAGAAGACAAGTTTGTACTAAATATTGCTAATGTTGGTGATACCATGGCTGTAATCAGTCGTCATGGTGAAGCTGTGCCCTTGTCAAGGTTATTTGTTGTCAACAAGGACAAGGAAGAGAGACAGAGAATTTATAAGTCTGATGGAATAATTACTGAG GATGGTCATGTCAGTGGTGTTACATGTAATTCTCGTCTGCTTGGATGCAGCTTTCTGTTTCCTCATGTAGTCCCAGAACCACATGTGACAAGTATCAATCTTAGACCAGAGGATCAAGTCCTTATCATTGCTAATCACGGTCTGTGGAAATATGTGTCGTATCAGGAGGCTGTCAATCAGGTCATTGACATACCTGACCCAGTCTTAGGTGCTAAAAAACTTCAGGACCTCGCTCAAGGATATGGATCAAAAGAGAGCATTGGGGTTTTAGTTGTAAGGTTGCTATTATCAAATAAAGAAAGACATAGATTGAAGGATATACTGCAGACTCAGTTTGAAGCAGAACAAAACTTATTATCCCAACTTAAAAGTCGAGATTTGAGGAGGGAAATGGAGAAAAGGAAAAGGCGTTCTGAAATGATGGAAGAGGAAGAAGTGGTTCCCATGGAAATAGTGAAATTAAAAGATCGACATAGAACACGTGTTCAGGCTTCGTCAGTTTTCAATGATGAAGGTGGAGAATATGTTAGTCTCAAAGATGTCAGGGATCAGAATGAGGCAATTAATCAAAATGATGATAGTGGACACAATAGTGATTTTTCGGATAACTGGGAGGAATTACTGCAAAAGAGGCTAAcagaagaaataaaaaataaagagttACAACATGTGTTCTTAGAAAGAGGTGAGGGTCAAGGgttcatgtttgttgatgaattaGAAGATGATATTGACAATAATTGGGAAATAAGTGATAGTGATAAGGATCTGTTACTTCCTAAAAATGGCAAAGGATCAAAAAACAATTTCCTGGGATCCAGTCCTCTTATTAATCCATCAGCTTCTGTTCAATCTGTAGAATTCCAGAAAGAATATAATCATTATCCAATGAACATTGATAGAGATGCAATATTGTTTCATCAGATGCAAATGGTGCGAGCCACTCGGCAGAGTACAGACAGTTTAAACTCCACACAGTCTGTGCCAGCTAATCCAATGAGGAAAGATTTCAGTGGAGGTCTAAAAACATCATCCCATAGCATTGAAGTTTTGATTCATAGCCAAGAGCCTGCATTGTCTGTTCATAGCATTGGAGGGTCAGAGCCTGAACCAAATCCATCTTATCAAGGAAATCCTCACTTACAAAATGATCAAGTTTTGTTGCAAACAGAAGCTGTTCCACAAAATTCTCCTTTattgaaagcaaaacaaaaatcaaaacatccCAAAAAAGACAAAACTGTAGTTCAGAAAGAAACTGAAACTACAGCAGTGTTAGAAAATTCAAGTGTGCAATCACAAAATGACAAACATGTGCTAAATGGAAAACAGGAAGTTTCTGTGAAGAAAAAGGGAAGCTACTCACCTGAAATCAATGGACAGAGATTACAACAGCAACACAGAGAAAATGTTGTAGAACATGTTGTTCTAGTGCATAATTCTGACCTTGACCATAATGCAAGTGGTCAGGAGATCAAAGTTAAGAGATCACCTCCAGTGACGCAAAAATTACCTCAGTCAACACATCGTTCACCTCCAAATAGAgttaaaaatcttttaaatggACATGGTTCAACAGAACAAGGTGAAAACACCAATATCTGTGATAATTCTGTTGTCAGTggttataaacatgtaaaaaacgTCAGTGAGAAAAAACATCGAGCTCCTCCGATGCCTGTGGCTATACCACAGATATTAGAACGTTCAGATTCTGATGTGACAAATATTAGGGCAACTAGTGGGATACCGGCAATACTTAAAAACAGTCAGAATTCTATTCATATGTCATGTGGGGTTTATGAAGATGTTCAGCAATTTGACTCACAAAAACAACATGACAATCCGAACTTTACAGAAGGTAACATTAGTAAACGTGGTTCATTAGAGCTTCCACATTCTCCAGTGAATGTGAAGGAAATGACTCAGAGatatattaatacaataaatGCAAATCAGAAGTCACATGTGACAGATGACAAACCAGGACCGAAATATGTTAATACCATTGCAGTTCTCCCCTTATCTCCtaatcaaaaaccaaagcatttaaaacagaaaatgtacaaaGTAGAAACAGACTATAATGCAAACTCTATATCAAGTTTAGAGGGTATATATCATTTGATTGGTAGTTCAAAATCAAAGATGGAAGCTCCAATACAGACGACACCAAAACCATTGACAAGATCTCGAAGTTTAGAATCATTGATTGGTCGATCAATCAGTCAGCAAAGTATAACAGTGACTTATTTATAG